Genomic segment of Porites lutea chromosome 13, jaPorLute2.1, whole genome shotgun sequence:
TGGCTAGGACCAtcatttttggcataattcgcCATTACTAGGATAATTTCACTTTTGGTTAGTTTTGCAGCACCTGTGATGTGtacaattaaaataataaaaataaaatacgacCTGTCAGGATACCTGCAGCCgggaactgttttcaaaaaattagaTACCCGGCggtcagaaattttgaccaattttctcgaaatagctcgtTTAATTCCTCTAAGAACATAAGATACTTGTTTAGAAATCTCAAGCAATTATAAATATTGCCTTGGGTTAAAAGTAGAAGCGACTGTCGAGCTTGGGCATAGAGTGAAATATCAATGTTTTTGACACTAagaaaatattcaagttctGACACACTAAGTAAACTCCCGATGaatatccacagaaattatcaacgaaACCTCACCAGCGCATTTGGTGTTTGTTGAGAAATGCCAAGCGattctaaataaaggtttcgtgtCGTTGTGGACAAATTCTCCGCGCTTGCATTAAGCATATTCTTTAGAATCTTCAGACTCACGGGTACGGTTATTCTATTATTCTTTTTTCGTTATCATTCATAATTCATATTATGCAACTATATAGTACATTatctttcattcaaaatatttctctatttctgattgaccaaatttggataGCTTGGAACCAGCTCCGCAGTGGGGGAAAAGGGCAAAGAACAGGGTCAAAAAGGAATAAGTGATGGCCTGGAGGGGGGAGGAGGCAGGGGGGAAATGCAGCAGAGCCTAGAGACATGCCTTTGATGCCGCCATTCTATGATATCAGTTTGGTGTCAAATGTCTTCATGTTGACAGATTTGCGGTGCCGTGGACAGTATCGTGGTCTTTCAATATCATGCACCTACAATTCgtgaaaagattttaaaatatgGACAAGGACAAGGCACTTCTCCAGGCTCTACCCTTTCTCCTTCCCAGACTACCTCTCGGCTTGCTTTGCTTCACTATAGCAAAGACCCTGCtataatgaacaatttttttggtaCCATGGCACTTTGTTATAGCAGGGGTTCCATAAAAATCCTGCAAACAAGCTATGGCTGGTGGGAAAAGAAGAATTAAGGCAAGCAGGATTTCAATTTGACTTGCTGAATGCTCCCAATCCTCTTGCAGCTCTGACacctaaaaacaacagcaaacatCTGCTTATCTtgccagctacacaggctaatgTAACTAGACATGTCATAAAGTTTTTCTAGTGGGGTTTCACTGTTTCTGCAAAAAGCCTCCTCCCCAGACTACCGCTCGGCTCACTTTGCTTTGCTAAAGCAAAGAACCTGCAATAACGAACAATTTTTTGGTACCATGGCACTTCATTATAGCGGGGTTCCATCAACATCCCGCAAGCAAGCCAGGGCTGGGGTGAAAACAAGAATGGGGCTAGTGAAATTTCAATTTGACTTTCTGAATGCTCCCAATTTTATTGCGGCTCCAACaccaaaaacaacagcaaacagACTGCTTATCTtgccagctacacaggctaatgTAACTAGACATGTCATAAAGCGTGTTGCAGttattgaaaaagtttattatttgaaaaactGTGTGTTTTTACCTATGTATATAAATACCCAGCTGATACAGTTGAGACTCTGAACAGTACACtcctcttaaccctttaagtcccaatagtgtccaacatcaattttctcctaataatatccatacattgtcaagagattaggttatgagaattaataaaatgatcacctaagagaaaatactttgatcttttatcaaattctctcaactcattctttaaggaaatatatagagatcagtttggagaatttgtatgtggatattgggacttaaagggttaagtagACAGCCGTACTTTCAGCTTATATCagttttagagttttttttttgtttttttttttacatacctGCCATTATGTTTCAAAACACCACTTGAATTTTATGCTTGTGCCTGAAGTACAGCATTGTCAGAGCAACTGTATCAAACAGTTTTCTTGGTATCTCactatttttttcattacagAAATGGACCCATTGATAATTGTTGATCACGAAAAATGACATAGTGAGAGTGTCAATCAAGTAATCCCCTGTGTATACCCTTTTCAAGATGATTGTTGTTGCTAGGAATACCACAAAATTTGATGCAACAAACAATATTTCAGTCTGTCTGTCTAAATTTAATCCAAATAAGCTCATGTAATTTAAACGCTTTAAAATTGATTTCAAcacttaaaaaataatggtaaCATACCAGTTTGTATTGTTTCTGCATTGTTTCTGGAAAGTGTGAGAATTGTCAATCACTATAAAGTTCATAAGAGCCCGAAAATGGCTTTATGGGTACCCCACTTTTCACATTTGACATTTATCAATGGATGCCAAACTGTAATGTTGTAGCTGACTAAGCTCTCATAAGCTGCCAATGATATAACCCTTTCACCTCTAGTGGCTGCAGACGAGAACCATTCTTGTAAGTGATCAGCTTCAGTTATGGACACATTTCTCTCATCTCAAGGGTGCCACTCACATGAGCATCTATTCTAGTACATGTACGTAGCTCTAGTATTACATCAACTGTCTTGTGTATGGGTGtgatataaaaaaatttaatctgCCTTTGCATTATTGGTCTTCTATattggttttctttgttgttgttttagtgATGAAAGTGTCAAGTTCTTTTGCTTTCAAGTATTAGAGCATCAcataaaaacaaggtaaaattaaaCATTGATAATTTCTAAttataatgattaataataacgtttacataattattataatgtggcatccattttaaaattaatcttCCTTCCATGGAAAAATCAAAAAGGTTTTATTCTGTTGGTTGATCCACCACTTTAAATTTTTGTCCACCAAATTATTCTAAATAACTCTTATTAAAAGATGTTATcagaaaatttaatttttaaatatttactcACTTCGTATGATATTATGTAGGCTATTATAATGAAAAACATTCAACTAGAGACAAATGActgtttaattgttttcttaCCAGGAATAACTTACAAACATTTGATCACTAGTTGTATTCAGTATACACATGCTTCAGTCTCCTGTACTGTACAAGACATCTTGGATGATCTTGTCTAAGTGTGTGATCCTGCCCAAAAAATGACtatgctttttaattttttattctgTGCACAGACATGTGTCCTCAAATCTTGTAGATCAACAAGTACTCAGAGAGATTCTTTTGACCTGGCTATGAAATCAGGTACACTAGGCTAATTTACTCTACAGTAGAATCCCAAggaacattttctctttttttgccaCTCACCCTAGATTGCAATGTCTGTCTTTAGGTGTAAAAGGATGTCTTGCTAATACCTTTGACATATTATTATGGTCTAGACTCTCTCTTTGTCTTTCATCAAAATTGAAACAACTTGTTTTATGTCAAAAGGTAGAGCAAAATTGtcaaactttgttttttatagTTGTGCAAAGATACCTAAAACTGGACATAAGTGCATTGGTTTGCAAAGCCATGGGAGTCTTACTAGCACCTTTGTTCTTTGAATTCTTATACCTACACTGTAGCGGTAATTGTAATATTTTCACTGCGATTTTTCATTGACCCTTGTTGTAACTTTTCAGTGTTGTAGCGAGTCAGATAACAAGAATTTCTTGAAGAACAAGGCAGCGCAAGTCTTTAGCTTGATCTTTGTCTGTGATTATCCTTAGGTTAGCTGATTTATTGTTATTTCAAGTGTAATGAGCGCGAATACTGATACCCTAAATTGTAACTTGTGCCCAGATTTCATTCAGTGTGAGAGAACTTCATTTAATTTCCTGCCTCTTTTGCAAGCTCAGccagcaagaaaaacatttttttttgcatttaaacCTATTGACAATCAGGTAACAACTGCGACTCTTGGTGAAAGTGGGTGCCGAGGATGACAAGGGTCTTGCACTTTTGTCACAGTCAGCCCTTAGACAGTGTTATACCCTCAAGCCTTCCAGCCATGAGGCCCCACACCAATGGAACCAGGCACCTGTCCCAATGATTTATCAGAGAAAAATTAAAGGGAGGGAAGGGTTGGGGGAAAGGCACAATCTAAAGGCTGAACAAAGTGAGTAATCACCTTGAAAGCATTGTACTAAGCACATGGAGCTGATGTTAGCAAGGCTGACTGCACTTGAGCCACCACACTGACTGCTGACCAACAACACACGACGGCGCTCCTTGTTATCAACTGCGTTAAATGTTGTTTAACTTCATGTTACATTATTTTCTCTTCTCCCTGTAGTGGCCACTGTTTTTCTCAGACCTCCTCCAGTGCTTGCAATATGGAGCATTAGCTGTGGATATGTACCTTAGGATTTTGAAGGCAATTGATGAGGAAGTGGTTGATAGAGATGTGATAAGGAGTCAACAGGTTAATTTTGTGTATTGTTTTTATATCTATGTTACAATATCCATGGGTGAAAATAAACCTTCAACAAAGAGGGGTACCATCAAACAGAAATTGATTACCTATTCAATTAGAACTATATATTGTACTACGTCCTTACATCTCATTTTGCAGTGCATAGAGCCAGTGAAGCTGAATTCATATTTAGCAGGTGTCTATAaagcagggtttgactgtaccaaAATTTTTATATTTGCCTGATATACAAGCTTGTTAAAGTTGTGACAAAGTCCACCCTGCCACACACATAAAGTTGTTGGTGCTAATATCTAAACATGCTGTGCAAAGGgctacactgtacatgtgtgaaatagacctctttagctggtatgttttgtttttccattacAGGTCATATGGTAATAccctagagaactgtttctttcaaattttgtcctATTCATGTGCATATCTACTCATAAATGCTAAGCTACATTGCTTAGTTAGGGCCACTGTTATCAGCCGTATTGATTATTGTAACAGCTTACTATTCAAGATTCCGGCTGTACATATCGCTAAATTACAGCGCATCCAGAATAGTGCAGCTCGGCTAGTCTATTACATTCCTAGATTTGAACATATAACACCTGTTCTTTATCGGCTACATTGGCTGCCTGTGTCTTTTAGGATTGAATACAAAGTGCTAATTTTAACCTATaaggcaatacatggctatgctCCACTATATATTTCAGATTTAATTAGAACTGGGGAACgaacaaattataatttaagatcctcgtcACAGCTACTACTACAACCTTAtaatgctacaaaaacaaaaaagacattggGAGACAGAGCATTTCAAGTTGCGTCTCCGGGACTGTGGAACGGTCTCCCAAATGACATTAGAAATGCTAAGACAATGGACGTTTTTAAGTCCTTAGTGAAAACTCATCTTTTTAGAAAAGCgtatgcttgttatttttttttatttttttttttactttttttattttttttagaattttacatttttgactctgtgtaatttttagtttatttattagatatggactggatagttttactatattagatttattattttattattattttaatgtaacttgtaaggcgcatttgaatatattcatatagatatttgcgccgaataagtaataaattattattattattattataaattatgaAAAGACTAAGGGTTATGTTCCCCTGGGACCtccattgggaaaacaaaacatacaagctaaagaggtctattggttcttctgaaaatcaaaatcctTTTGAGTTAAGACATTGCTTCTACAATCTTGATTGTTGACATCTTGAAACTTGTACCatcatttcctttttcaagaCTCAAACATTGATTATTAAGACTGTCAACTTTTTATGAGTTTCAGTTGGTTGCACTTGCACAAGTTTTTAACACCATTTACATATGAATCAGTTTAGAAGCTAAATATAATTTTTCTTCCATGAACAGGAAGcagaaagaaacacaaaaattaaagatCACATGCATCACAGAGCTTGTTGACTCTTGGTTTCGGATTCTGGTAGGTGGAAACCATGTATTTTGGCAAAAGAGTGAGGTTGATCTTGGTTTCATTGACTGTTAATTTGTATTGTGTTTTGTATGCAGAAAGCATATGAAAATAGTGTGTCATCAATAACGTGCCTTTGCCTGGACATCATTGGAGCATACATTGAATAGATTGATATTGGCCTAATTGCAAACGACAGCTTTATCAGGTAATGTTCATTGTAAAAAGGGCagagtaaaatgcagactgcggactgacggtggactattgtttttagggttagaaaaccATGGGACTTTTAAGTGAaaaatgatcctcgcagttgttAATGCAATTTATGTAATTGTGTAAGagaagtttgaaaaaaattcaggacttcaacgggatttgaaTTAACCCATGATCTCGCAATATGGGTGCAATTCTCTAACCAACTAAGCTATGAAGCCAATGatgttgggagcaggtcaattatGTGTTCATATGTTCCCATGAAAGAGATGAAATGTgacaaatgtaaataaatgaaataaatcatatatgagaactgcggaaatgaaatcaagtgaagcatgatcctcgcagttgatGTATTTCATATACATTTGTCGCATTTCATGTCTTTCAAGGGAAAATAGAGAAGCAGTATCCTTGAACCACAAGAGGTACTTGAATTCATGTGTAAGACTAAGCTTACTAAGGTGTACAATCCTGTGTGTCAGACATGGTTTAACATTGGTTAGTAACGTTTGTGCAGCAGCTAGTGCTGATATCCTTGTCTTaggcccccaacggactcaacaaattaccaGAAGTGTGTATCAATTTTCCTTTCATCTTGATTAGCAAATCAACTATGGcttttttaactggccaatcATGGCATAAACTCAAATCCTTGTACACAGGTGAAGGCCCAGAAGAAGGGTTTCAGCGCTGTTTCAATTGACATGAACAGAGTTTACAAACTTAAAGAACTTAGATTTCTTGCTAATAAGCTGTTGGTCATCCTCATTGTCGTGTATGTCAGTATTAAACAACTACGTTTGTccctttgcaaaaaatgtttcCTTACTTATTAAACCTTATCAAGAGACTGTCCTACCTTATGATCAATCTAACAGCCATTCATTCATTTAACATTTATAGCAGGATAGCGTCAAAACACTGGAACAAAATGTTGCTGACTTTGGTAGAATACCAGAAACTCTGCTCACCCACCAAATACGGAAAGGTACTGCACTCAGTCCTGCATTACACATTTTAACTAATTTTGGTTTTAACAGACTTGTTTATAACGCTTTAACAAAAAACCAGTGAAACTTTTGTAAGGTGAGCCGACCCCCCGCCTCCCTTGGACCGAAACAATCcagtttttagtttgtttttataaCTCAGCATTGAATACGACAGTCGTCGTCCAGAAAGCATGCTACATGTTTCGTGGGTCGCGCTTATCTGAAAAGCAATATTTTAAGTCTGTTTTTTTCGTGTTCAAGTTACTCTTCTGCACGACCAATGAATGTAAAAGTGAACTCGTAGGCTAGGACGATTTTCCGGCGAATCGCTTTGCAAATGTGTAGTCAGTTTGAATGCTGAGTTTACAGTAGTGCAAGGGCCGGCATAACTTATCGAAGAGAATATTCTAACATTCTTATCATTGGTGTTCCGCTTTTTTAGAACATTATCGAGGAACAGCTGCTGTTGAATCGAATGGCTGATGCCTGTATGAACTTGTTTGCTATAATGACTATGATTTCTAGAGCAGCGCGAACCATAAACCAGGGTCTCTCAAGTGCCAGTCATGAGGTGGGTGATACATGTAGGTAGtgtatttaaagaaatgtaAGGTCAGCagcctgtgtagctggcgggattcttGTGCCCGGGGTACTTCCTTGGCCGCCACGCGAAGCGAGCGGGGAAGTGGCTTGCCGCGAGAGAAGATTTCAAAATGACTTGTACCCACTCTTCTCAGCACTCCCACGCTAATCCCACCAGCCACGCAGGTTAAATGTAAGGACGATCCTTGCATTTAAACTTGCTATAGCCTGAGTGGCAGGCGTtcaaaagggaagggaaaggggattTGGGGCGCGCAAAAAGCGGTCTCGCGCCCAATTAAATTATCTTCCTCGTCCGTTTCGAACGCCAGCCGCGCGGGATAAACTAGCTGACTTGTGCATTTGTGAAAAGCTTGAAGAAACTCCGGCTTGCAGTTTGCCGGGATTCGATGCCAGActtctgcgataccggtgcagcgctctaaccAATTAAGCTAGCATACCAACTGGGTCATTATATTTGAgggtttaagcttcacgtacacggcaaacagcaaacgtccGATTcgagttgagaatttctcaaaatagaaaatgagcagataaaaaccgctcaaaacaattcttatggataaaaagttgcgtgaaactactaatttaggtgaagaaataatgaacagtaaacgacaagtattaaaagaggaaacttggtcacgtggtacaaattcgcgtttgccgtttgacgtaaacgtgatgctgaACCTCTCTAATGGTTCGTGATATACCCAGGAAAGGCTAGTAGTGTATTTGCTGATTTCGTTCCTTAAGCGCGTTCCTCTTTGGGACGCAGCAGGACGGCAGAGAGAAGCAGACAGCAAAAAGTTTGTGTGTGACAAGCGCGACTGGGCTGCTACTTGCgagttttgtcgtgatcttcacctAACATAACTGTGTtatggtcttttacaaaaaagatctgttttcaggtgaagtttggcggatAATGTTTTCAAACAGTATCAGTATAttacgcttgtcacacaaggtttgctgATGCTCATACATGCTTCTGTTGGTCGTGTCGCTAGTGAGGCCTTTATTTAAGGAGTATGTGTTCCCAATATTGACACAGGCAATCAAGGGATATCACTGGAAATTAAGCTTAAAACGAGTGACAATGTTGTTGACAAAGTAATTGCGGCTATTTTCTATTTGTGGTAACCGACTTCACGTCAACCCCATCACCCTCAACCCTCCCagcaaaaaatgtttaaaaaagctcAATACCGTGATAACGGTAAGAGCTATTTTTGGTGGCCTTCGCAAAATAGATTTACCAGaggattttgaatttatttgtcAACTGTCTTTTTTCCAATAGGTTCTTCTTACAGATACAATATGCACTAACAAGTGCAACATGAACAATGCTCTCTTCGAAGAAGCCACACAGcacgaaaaaagaaatgtaaGTGAGCGTAACGGTGGCGTAAAG
This window contains:
- the LOC140923190 gene encoding complex I assembly factor ACAD9, mitochondrial-like, with protein sequence MLLTLVEYQKLCSPTKYGKNIIEEQLLLNRMADACMNLFAIMTMISRAARTINQGLSSASHEVLLTDTICTNKCNMNNALFEEATQHEKRNVSERNGGVKLA